A genomic window from Candidatus Hydrogenedentota bacterium includes:
- a CDS encoding 2-oxoglutarate dehydrogenase E1 component → MESSGNPSSNEGIDPSSLSLAFIESIYEDYLRDPNSVSEEWRGYFRSGNGGVPAASTPAPEPIVSASYTGDKNPVLDDARRRTQNCNVCGRNLEITALQYQVDMLIRNYRIMGHKIARIDPLGMPRPRQPELDPAYLGFRPEDMDIPFLAGPLSTTGMLPLRQIIQRLRSTYCRSIGVQFMHIDDLSIRQWLCDRMEGSRNRISLSREQQIRILTRLTDAVIFEEFIQKKFVGAKRFSLEGGESLIPLLDLSIEKAGESGLTEIVIGMAHRGRLNVLANIMGKSPRQIFREFADKSSPFNQGRGDVKYHLGHHTEWVTQSGKKIHLALAFNPSHLEFVNPVVLGRVRAHQDRTGDLGRSKSMALLIHGDASFAGEGIVQETLNLSELEGYTTGGTLHVIVNNQIGFTTNPSEGRSSVYATDVAKMLQSPIFHVNGEDSEAVAQVVNLAMEFRHAFRRDVVIDMYCYRRRGHNEGDEPSFTQPVLYRTIESRKSVREGYLEHLLTLGGVTRAEAEEIAVRRREVLEAELTVARTEEAPKPPGQLKGIWSAYKGGPDTNVPDVDTGVPREKLCSLLEKLTHLTEDIHPHPKLERILESRREIARDDKPVDWAAAEALAFASLATEGTRVRLSGQDSGRGTFSHRHAIVYDIEDGQPYISLQHLDEKQAAVEVYNSPLSEAGVLGFEYGYSIACPDGLVLWEAQFGDFFNAAQVIIDQFISSAEDKWGSLSGLVMLLPHGYEGMGPEHSSARTERFFSLAAEDNMQVVIPSTPAQFFHLLRRQIHRPWRKPLVAMTPKSLLRHPSAVSKLDELTHGRFQRIIPDGKGIKGKVDRVLMCSGKVYYELAEEREKSGRNDVAIVRIEQLYPLQPAHLQAVLEEYPEGTDVVWVQEEPRNMGAWRRMQGEFGYLLLGKWPFHVVSRPESASPATGSSNSHKAEQKMLLEQAFGPKSGFMT, encoded by the coding sequence ATGGAGTCCAGTGGGAATCCGTCGTCAAACGAGGGAATCGACCCGAGTAGTTTAAGTCTGGCATTTATCGAGAGTATCTACGAGGACTATCTTCGCGACCCGAACTCCGTGTCCGAAGAGTGGCGCGGCTATTTCAGAAGCGGAAATGGCGGTGTGCCAGCCGCATCCACACCCGCTCCGGAGCCCATCGTTTCGGCGTCGTACACCGGCGACAAAAATCCCGTGCTGGACGATGCGCGGAGACGGACGCAGAACTGTAACGTCTGCGGGCGCAACCTCGAAATCACCGCGCTCCAATACCAAGTCGACATGCTGATCCGGAACTACCGGATCATGGGGCACAAAATTGCGCGCATCGACCCCTTGGGGATGCCGCGCCCGCGCCAGCCGGAACTCGACCCCGCGTACCTGGGATTCCGCCCCGAAGACATGGATATCCCGTTCCTGGCCGGACCCCTCTCCACGACGGGCATGTTGCCGTTGCGCCAGATTATCCAGCGCCTGCGCAGCACGTATTGCCGCTCCATCGGCGTGCAGTTCATGCACATCGACGACCTCTCCATCCGGCAATGGCTCTGCGACCGCATGGAAGGTTCGCGAAACCGGATATCGTTGTCGCGCGAACAGCAGATTCGCATTCTCACGCGCCTCACGGACGCGGTCATTTTTGAAGAGTTCATCCAGAAGAAATTCGTCGGCGCGAAGCGCTTCTCTCTCGAAGGCGGAGAGAGTCTTATTCCGCTGCTCGACCTCTCTATCGAAAAGGCCGGTGAATCGGGCCTCACCGAGATCGTCATCGGCATGGCGCACCGCGGTCGGTTGAATGTACTCGCGAACATCATGGGCAAAAGCCCCCGCCAGATTTTCCGCGAATTCGCCGACAAGAGCAGCCCGTTCAACCAGGGCCGAGGCGACGTGAAATACCATCTCGGCCACCACACCGAATGGGTGACGCAGTCCGGCAAGAAGATCCATTTGGCGCTCGCCTTCAACCCGAGCCATCTCGAATTCGTCAATCCCGTCGTGCTGGGCCGCGTGCGCGCGCATCAGGACCGCACGGGCGATCTGGGCCGCTCGAAAAGCATGGCCCTGCTCATTCACGGCGACGCCTCGTTTGCGGGCGAAGGCATCGTGCAGGAGACGCTGAACCTCAGCGAGTTGGAAGGCTACACCACCGGCGGCACTTTGCACGTCATTGTGAATAACCAGATCGGTTTTACCACGAACCCGTCTGAAGGCCGATCGAGCGTCTACGCCACCGACGTGGCAAAGATGCTGCAAAGCCCGATCTTCCACGTCAATGGCGAAGACTCCGAAGCCGTGGCGCAAGTAGTGAACCTCGCCATGGAATTCCGGCACGCCTTCCGTCGCGACGTCGTCATCGACATGTACTGCTACCGCAGGCGCGGTCACAACGAAGGCGATGAACCGTCGTTCACGCAGCCGGTGCTGTATCGCACTATCGAGAGCCGAAAGTCCGTGCGCGAAGGCTATCTCGAACACTTGCTCACGCTCGGCGGCGTTACCCGCGCCGAAGCCGAAGAAATCGCCGTGCGGCGGCGTGAAGTGCTGGAGGCGGAGCTTACGGTTGCGCGCACCGAGGAGGCCCCAAAGCCTCCCGGTCAACTGAAAGGAATCTGGTCCGCCTATAAGGGGGGCCCCGATACAAATGTGCCGGATGTCGACACGGGGGTACCGCGCGAGAAGCTGTGCAGTCTTCTGGAGAAGTTGACACACCTTACCGAAGATATCCACCCGCACCCGAAATTGGAGCGCATCCTTGAATCGCGCCGCGAAATCGCGCGCGACGACAAGCCCGTCGATTGGGCTGCCGCGGAAGCGCTCGCATTTGCATCGCTGGCCACGGAAGGTACGCGAGTGCGTCTGAGCGGACAAGATTCGGGCCGCGGCACGTTCAGCCACCGGCATGCCATCGTCTACGACATCGAAGACGGTCAACCGTACATCTCGTTGCAGCATCTCGATGAAAAGCAAGCCGCAGTCGAGGTATACAACAGCCCGCTCAGCGAAGCCGGCGTGTTGGGTTTCGAATATGGGTACAGCATCGCCTGTCCCGACGGCTTGGTACTGTGGGAAGCGCAATTCGGCGACTTCTTCAATGCGGCTCAAGTCATCATCGATCAATTCATCTCCAGCGCGGAAGACAAATGGGGCAGTCTGTCGGGCCTTGTCATGTTGTTGCCGCACGGGTACGAAGGCATGGGGCCAGAGCATTCCAGCGCCCGCACCGAACGCTTCTTCTCGCTCGCAGCTGAAGACAATATGCAAGTGGTCATTCCTTCGACTCCGGCACAATTCTTCCACCTTCTGCGGCGGCAGATTCACCGGCCGTGGCGCAAGCCTCTGGTCGCTATGACCCCCAAGAGCCTCTTGCGCCATCCGTCCGCTGTGTCGAAGCTCGACGAACTGACACATGGCCGTTTCCAGCGCATCATCCCCGACGGCAAGGGAATCAAGGGCAAAGTCGACCGTGTCCTTATGTGCAGCGGCAAGGTCTATTACGAGTTGGCCGAAGAACGGGAAAAGTCGGGCAGGAACGATGTGGCGATTGTCCGTATCGAACAGTTGTATCCGCTGCAACCCGCTCACCTTCAAGCCGTGCTCGAAGAGTATCCGGAAGGCACGGACGTCGTATGGGTCCAGGAAGAGCCGCGCAACATGGGCGCTTGGCGTCGTATGCAGGGTGAGTTCGGATACCTCCTGCTCGGCAAGTGGCCATTCCATGTGGTCAGCCGGCCGGAATCGGCAAGCCCGGCGACCGGTTCGAGCAATTCCCACAAGGCCGAACAGAAGATGTTGTTGGAGCAGGCGTTCGGACCCAAGTCCGGGTTTATGACGTGA
- the odhB gene encoding 2-oxoglutarate dehydrogenase complex dihydrolipoyllysine-residue succinyltransferase — translation MPVELKVPTVGESITEVQLGAWRKAPGDFVERDEAVAEVESDKATMEVLAPVSGTLTQILKTEGQTAKVGEVVALMEESKAPGDKPASSKAAASKKVEAVAPVAAAARVMPAAQRAMATHGVSAAQVQATGPGGRVLKEDVMRAAGASQAKVEAPKPAPLVPAPAPIAPKPDKAAAAATQEAASSYAPNRSEEAVPMTPMRKRIAERLVEAQQSAALLTTFNEIDMSEVMALRDKFKDAFVEKHGVKLGFMSFFVKASIEALKGCPRINAEIRHGNIVYHHYYDIGVAIGSGKGLAVPIIRNAERLGFAEIEKVIADFGARAKENKLRLDELEGGTFTISNGGVYGSMLSTPIVNPPQSGILGLHAIQDRPVARNGQVVIRPMMYVALTYDHRIVDGREAVTFLKRIKECVENPERMMLDV, via the coding sequence ATGCCGGTTGAACTTAAGGTTCCCACGGTTGGCGAGTCCATCACCGAGGTGCAACTCGGGGCGTGGCGAAAGGCCCCCGGCGACTTTGTCGAGCGCGATGAAGCCGTCGCGGAAGTGGAATCGGACAAGGCGACGATGGAAGTCCTCGCGCCGGTATCGGGCACCCTCACGCAAATCCTGAAGACCGAAGGTCAGACCGCCAAAGTCGGCGAAGTCGTTGCGCTTATGGAAGAATCGAAAGCGCCTGGCGATAAGCCCGCTTCCTCGAAGGCTGCGGCTTCCAAGAAAGTGGAAGCCGTTGCTCCGGTTGCGGCTGCGGCGAGGGTTATGCCCGCGGCCCAACGCGCGATGGCTACTCACGGTGTCAGCGCCGCGCAAGTTCAAGCCACCGGACCGGGTGGGCGCGTGTTGAAGGAAGACGTCATGCGCGCGGCCGGCGCCTCCCAAGCCAAGGTAGAAGCGCCGAAGCCTGCCCCGCTGGTTCCCGCACCCGCGCCAATCGCTCCCAAACCGGACAAGGCCGCTGCCGCAGCGACCCAGGAAGCTGCTTCCAGCTATGCGCCGAACCGCTCCGAAGAAGCGGTCCCGATGACGCCTATGCGCAAGCGCATCGCCGAGCGGCTCGTCGAAGCGCAGCAGTCCGCAGCCCTGCTCACGACGTTCAATGAGATCGATATGAGCGAGGTGATGGCGCTCCGAGACAAGTTCAAGGATGCGTTTGTTGAGAAGCACGGTGTAAAGCTCGGGTTCATGTCATTCTTCGTGAAAGCGAGCATCGAAGCGCTGAAAGGGTGCCCGCGTATCAATGCGGAGATTCGCCATGGCAACATTGTCTATCACCACTACTACGACATCGGCGTTGCCATCGGCAGCGGCAAAGGATTGGCCGTACCGATCATCCGCAATGCCGAGCGACTTGGGTTCGCCGAAATCGAAAAAGTAATCGCGGACTTCGGAGCGCGCGCAAAAGAAAACAAGCTGCGTCTCGATGAACTCGAAGGCGGCACCTTCACCATCAGCAACGGCGGCGTCTACGGTTCCATGCTTTCCACGCCCATCGTCAATCCGCCACAAAGCGGTATTTTGGGCCTTCACGCTATTCAAGATCGCCCCGTAGCGCGCAACGGCCAAGTGGTGATTCGTCCCATGATGTATGTCGCGCTTACTTACGACCACCGCATCGTCGACGGACGCGAAGCGGTCACCTTCTTGAAACGCATCAAGGAATGCGTCGAGAATCCCGAACGCATGATGTTGGATGTCTAA
- the lspA gene encoding signal peptidase II — MSATDAREIDGTEMQTTSRWQRCLFVLVFAGLGIGLDQITKKMALKSLAGEGPIRVIGDYAVLQYAENRGGFLSLGATLPENVRFWLLTVFTGAILVGLAWLVLFKSNLTRGELVSFALLLTGGIGNLIDRIRFDGIVVDFMVLGIGSLRTGVFNVADVAIMAGIFLLFGLQFFPRPKPQGVTDESSAP, encoded by the coding sequence ATGTCAGCCACGGATGCGCGGGAGATCGACGGTACTGAAATGCAGACTACTTCGCGATGGCAACGATGCCTGTTTGTGCTGGTTTTTGCGGGTCTCGGCATTGGACTCGATCAGATCACCAAAAAGATGGCCTTGAAATCCCTCGCGGGCGAGGGGCCAATACGAGTGATTGGCGACTATGCCGTGCTTCAATACGCCGAAAACCGCGGCGGCTTTCTCAGCCTCGGCGCAACGCTTCCCGAAAACGTCCGGTTCTGGCTTCTGACCGTGTTCACCGGCGCCATTCTCGTCGGACTGGCATGGTTGGTCCTCTTCAAATCCAACCTGACTCGCGGCGAACTCGTATCCTTCGCGCTGCTGCTTACAGGCGGCATCGGGAACCTTATCGACCGCATTCGCTTCGACGGCATCGTTGTGGATTTCATGGTGCTCGGCATCGGCAGCCTGCGAACGGGCGTGTTCAACGTGGCCGACGTCGCAATCATGGCCGGTATCTTCCTGCTGTTCGGTTTGCAGTTCTTCCCCCGCCCGAAACCCCAAGGAGTAACGGATGAATCAAGCGCACCATGA